In the Chryseobacterium sp. MYb264 genome, one interval contains:
- a CDS encoding peroxiredoxin has product MSLVGKKFPNVTVDAMSEMGDDLRINIFEEATTNQQKVILFWYPKDFTFVCPTELHAFQEALGEFEKRNTKVIGASCDTNEVHFAWLNVSKDNGGIEGVTYPLLADTHRQLANLLGIVDQDFEYNEEGEEVFTGSNVTYRATYLIDETGKIFHESVNDMPLGRNVKEYLRLIDAYTHVQKHGEVCPANWEEGKEAMKADRTSTAEYLAKN; this is encoded by the coding sequence ATGTCTTTAGTAGGAAAAAAATTCCCGAATGTAACGGTAGACGCAATGTCTGAAATGGGTGACGATTTAAGAATCAACATCTTTGAAGAAGCAACAACCAACCAGCAAAAGGTTATTTTGTTCTGGTATCCAAAAGACTTTACTTTTGTATGCCCGACTGAGCTTCATGCTTTTCAAGAAGCTTTAGGTGAATTCGAAAAAAGAAACACGAAAGTAATCGGTGCTTCTTGCGATACGAACGAAGTGCACTTCGCATGGTTGAACGTTTCAAAAGATAACGGAGGTATTGAAGGAGTTACTTACCCACTTTTAGCTGATACACACAGACAATTAGCTAACCTTTTAGGAATTGTAGATCAGGATTTCGAATACAACGAAGAAGGTGAAGAAGTTTTCACTGGTTCTAACGTAACATACAGAGCAACCTATCTGATCGACGAAACGGGGAAAATCTTCCACGAATCTGTAAACGATATGCCTCTTGGTAGAAACGTAAAAGAATATTTAAGATTAATCGATGCTTATACGCACGTTCAGAAGCATGGTGAAGTTTGCCCTGCAAACTGGGAAGAAGGTAAAGAAGCAATGAAAGCTGACAGAACTTCTACTGCTGAGTATTTAGCAAAAAATTAA
- a CDS encoding thioredoxin family protein, translating to MYTELTEDTLQNIVSDNEKVVVQYGATWCGNCRIMKPKFKKLASENDSIPFLYVDAEKLPESRKLAKVDNLPTFAIFKNGELVNQVQSNQAESLINLFNEL from the coding sequence ATGTATACAGAATTAACAGAAGATACTCTTCAAAATATAGTAAGCGATAACGAAAAAGTAGTTGTACAATACGGTGCTACATGGTGCGGAAACTGCAGAATCATGAAGCCTAAATTCAAAAAATTAGCATCTGAAAACGACAGTATTCCTTTCCTTTATGTGGATGCAGAAAAATTACCGGAAAGCAGAAAACTGGCTAAAGTGGACAACTTACCTACTTTTGCGATCTTTAAAAATGGTGAATTGGTGAATCAGGTTCAGTCTAACCAGGCGGAAAGTTTAATTAATTTATTTAACGAATTATAA
- a CDS encoding DUF6952 family protein, translated as MKLPVIRQFFQNQTPENLEKTLEVLESFTEFRGTTEEDMNVAGELITNICGALEVHANVQNGMSEKDALNSFAQKVLGSIDK; from the coding sequence ATGAAGTTACCCGTAATCAGACAGTTTTTCCAGAACCAGACTCCTGAAAACCTTGAAAAGACGTTAGAAGTTTTGGAAAGCTTTACAGAGTTCAGAGGAACAACAGAAGAGGATATGAATGTGGCCGGAGAGTTAATCACCAATATCTGCGGAGCTCTTGAAGTTCATGCCAACGTACAAAACGGAATGAGCGAGAAGGATGCTTTAAACTCATTTGCTCAAAAGGTTCTTGGATCAATTGATAAATAA
- a CDS encoding Bax inhibitor-1/YccA family protein, which produces MMTNILVAHAKDVEKADFYKKTYLHVALAILAFIAVETVLINTVPAEIIGLMFAQKYTWLLIIGAFWLASILANKWSLSQSRSTQYLGLGAYVFIEAIIFLPLIYIAIAQAGGVVIYQAAMLTIAMFAGISVVAFTSKKDFSFLRNIIVIGGFIALGLIVGGAIFGFNLGLWFSVGMVILASATILYQTSKLKDAYTTDQYVGASLQLFASIMLLFWYILRILMSRRS; this is translated from the coding sequence ATGATGACAAATATTTTGGTCGCGCACGCCAAAGATGTTGAAAAGGCGGATTTTTACAAGAAAACCTATTTGCATGTTGCTTTAGCAATTCTTGCATTTATTGCGGTGGAAACAGTTTTAATAAATACTGTACCCGCTGAAATTATAGGATTGATGTTTGCTCAAAAATACACTTGGTTATTGATCATCGGGGCTTTTTGGCTGGCGTCTATTCTGGCAAATAAATGGTCTTTATCACAAAGTAGATCGACTCAGTATTTAGGGTTAGGAGCCTATGTTTTCATTGAAGCTATTATTTTCCTTCCTCTGATTTATATTGCTATTGCACAAGCTGGCGGAGTAGTGATCTATCAGGCGGCTATGTTAACGATTGCAATGTTTGCTGGGATTTCTGTGGTAGCTTTTACCTCTAAAAAAGATTTTTCATTCCTTAGAAATATCATCGTAATTGGCGGTTTTATTGCGTTGGGATTAATTGTGGGAGGAGCAATCTTTGGATTCAACCTTGGACTTTGGTTTTCTGTAGGAATGGTCATTTTAGCGTCTGCAACCATTTTATATCAAACAAGCAAATTGAAAGATGCTTATACAACAGATCAGTATGTTGGAGCTTCTTTACAACTTTTTGCCTCTATTATGTTGCTGTTCTGGTATATTTTAAGAATTTTAATGAGCAGAAGAAGCTAA
- a CDS encoding peptidylprolyl isomerase yields MKKLFLILSVFIAEWAFSQTVKSIKIESGETKEMKFDALSKEKIASFDANFSKFITALKVADRKASDALLSEKARMVVTDNVYKKLLADIKFNKKLEIYKSGYKILKDGSTYPMIQYKYADDKEETPSEIVTAVFEEDGKILGIKPAKTNKVK; encoded by the coding sequence ATGAAAAAATTATTTCTGATTCTAAGCGTTTTCATTGCTGAATGGGCATTCTCACAAACTGTGAAAAGCATTAAAATTGAAAGCGGAGAAACTAAAGAAATGAAATTTGACGCATTAAGCAAAGAGAAAATCGCTTCTTTTGATGCTAATTTTTCAAAATTTATCACAGCTTTAAAAGTTGCAGACAGAAAAGCTTCTGATGCATTATTATCTGAAAAAGCAAGAATGGTTGTGACAGATAACGTCTATAAAAAGCTTTTGGCAGATATAAAATTTAACAAAAAGCTTGAAATTTATAAGTCAGGCTATAAGATTTTAAAAGACGGAAGCACCTATCCAATGATTCAGTATAAATATGCTGATGATAAAGAGGAAACACCGAGTGAAATTGTTACGGCAGTTTTTGAAGAAGACGGAAAAATATTAGGAATAAAACCTGCAAAAACGAATAAAGTAAAATAA
- a CDS encoding acyl-CoA reductase, whose translation MNIENQVLGLTRLSNYIKDFLAKNEADYNQDDVDFELLLQKSKVENQWFTIESQRFALQQWADLLTEERIKNWISNYSISKISKRVGLILAGNIPLVGLHDVISVVLSNHIPVIKSSSKDRYMIPFLLRKWNEFSEGNVKFEFVEKLENFDAVIATGSNNTARYLEYYFKDRLNIIRKNRTSVAVLKGDESDEELRLLAKDIFLYYGLGCRNVTRLFIPEDFVIDRLFENFLDFKEIINHNKYANNYDYNRAVYLLNQEKFWDNNFVMLKEDDKLFSPLSVINFSRYSSLDEVKSFIIENEENIQCIVAKNELGLKSVELGEAQNPGLDTYADNVDTMKFLAII comes from the coding sequence ATGAATATTGAAAATCAAGTTTTAGGACTTACAAGGCTTAGCAATTATATCAAGGACTTTTTAGCGAAAAATGAAGCCGATTATAATCAGGATGATGTTGATTTTGAACTTCTTTTACAAAAGTCTAAAGTGGAAAATCAATGGTTTACTATTGAAAGTCAAAGATTTGCTTTACAGCAGTGGGCAGATCTTTTAACAGAAGAACGTATTAAAAACTGGATCTCGAATTACTCAATCTCTAAAATTTCTAAAAGAGTAGGGTTGATTTTGGCGGGAAATATTCCGCTGGTAGGTCTTCATGACGTTATTTCTGTGGTATTGAGCAATCATATTCCGGTTATTAAGTCGTCCTCAAAAGATCGCTATATGATTCCGTTTTTATTGAGAAAATGGAACGAATTTTCTGAAGGAAATGTTAAGTTTGAATTTGTTGAAAAACTGGAAAACTTTGATGCCGTAATCGCTACAGGCAGCAATAATACAGCACGTTACCTTGAATATTATTTTAAAGACCGTTTAAATATCATCAGAAAAAACAGAACTTCTGTTGCCGTTTTAAAAGGTGATGAATCTGATGAAGAATTAAGATTGTTAGCAAAAGATATTTTCCTGTATTATGGTCTGGGTTGCAGAAATGTAACCAGATTATTTATTCCTGAAGATTTTGTAATTGACAGGTTGTTTGAAAACTTTTTAGATTTTAAGGAGATCATCAATCATAATAAATATGCTAACAATTATGATTATAACCGAGCCGTTTACCTTTTAAATCAGGAAAAATTCTGGGATAATAATTTTGTTATGCTGAAGGAAGATGATAAACTTTTCAGTCCGCTTTCGGTAATTAATTTCAGCAGATATTCTTCTTTGGATGAAGTGAAGAGTTTTATTATCGAAAATGAAGAAAATATTCAGTGTATTGTGGCTAAAAATGAATTAGGTCTGAAGTCTGTCGAATTAGGCGAAGCACAAAATCCGGGATTGGATACTTATGCAGACAATGTCGATACCATGAAATTTTTAGCAATTATTTAA
- a CDS encoding 4Fe-4S binding protein, translated as MAIKITDECINCGACEPECPNNAIYEGAVDWKASEGTELSGTVTLPSGLTVDADAPQEPVSDDVYFIVTDKCTECKGFHEEPQCAAVCPVDCCVPDEDHVESDEALLNKKAFLHGE; from the coding sequence ATGGCTATTAAAATAACTGATGAATGCATTAATTGCGGAGCCTGTGAACCGGAATGCCCAAACAATGCAATTTATGAAGGAGCGGTAGATTGGAAAGCTTCAGAAGGTACCGAACTTTCAGGTACTGTAACATTGCCTTCAGGCCTTACAGTGGATGCGGATGCACCACAGGAGCCGGTGAGTGATGATGTTTATTTTATTGTAACAGATAAATGTACAGAATGTAAAGGCTTTCATGAAGAGCCACAGTGTGCGGCCGTTTGCCCGGTAGACTGCTGTGTTCCGGATGAAGACCATGTAGAATCTGATGAAGCGCTGCTAAATAAAAAAGCATTCTTGCACGGAGAATAA
- the serC gene encoding 3-phosphoserine/phosphohydroxythreonine transaminase, translating to MSKKHNFSAGPCILPQEVFEKSAEAILNFNGIGLSLLEISHRSKDFVAVMDEARAIVKRLMNLGDDYEVLYLGGGASLQFAMVPYNLMKVGGKAAYLDTGTWAAGAIKEAKKVGTVDVVGSSKEENYSFVPKDYTVGAEYDYFHCTSNNTIYGTQMKSFPEVDTLMVCDMSSDIFSRQLDFSKFDLIYAGAQKNMGPAGVTLVVIKKEILGKTGRENMFSILDYSQHIAKESMYNTPPVFPVYASLLTLQNLENNGGIAAAEARNEAKAKLLYDEIDSNPLFETFCVEEDRSLMNVSFKLTDESKKEAFDNAWKAANISGLNGHRSLGGYRASLYNALPIESVQVLVDVMKSIK from the coding sequence ATGAGCAAAAAGCACAACTTTAGCGCGGGACCATGTATTTTACCTCAGGAAGTATTCGAAAAATCGGCTGAGGCGATCTTAAATTTCAACGGAATCGGTTTATCTCTTCTTGAAATTTCCCACAGAAGCAAGGATTTTGTAGCAGTAATGGACGAAGCACGCGCGATTGTGAAAAGATTGATGAATCTGGGCGATGATTACGAAGTTTTATATTTAGGAGGTGGTGCTAGCCTGCAGTTTGCGATGGTTCCTTACAATTTGATGAAAGTTGGTGGGAAAGCAGCTTATCTTGATACAGGAACCTGGGCTGCCGGAGCGATTAAAGAAGCTAAAAAAGTAGGAACGGTAGATGTTGTAGGCTCTTCAAAAGAAGAAAATTATTCTTTTGTTCCAAAGGATTATACGGTAGGTGCAGAATACGATTATTTCCACTGTACGTCAAATAATACGATCTACGGAACTCAAATGAAATCTTTCCCAGAAGTTGATACTTTGATGGTTTGTGACATGAGTTCTGATATTTTCTCAAGACAATTGGATTTCTCTAAATTTGATCTAATCTACGCCGGAGCTCAGAAAAACATGGGGCCTGCAGGGGTGACTTTAGTCGTTATCAAAAAAGAAATTCTAGGTAAAACAGGAAGAGAAAATATGTTCTCAATCTTAGATTATTCTCAGCATATTGCTAAAGAATCGATGTACAATACGCCACCGGTTTTCCCTGTTTATGCGTCTTTACTGACTCTTCAAAACTTAGAGAACAACGGGGGAATTGCTGCTGCTGAAGCCAGAAATGAAGCAAAAGCAAAACTTTTATACGATGAGATTGACAGCAATCCTTTATTTGAAACATTCTGTGTTGAAGAAGATCGTTCGTTAATGAATGTTTCTTTCAAATTGACTGACGAAAGTAAAAAAGAGGCTTTCGACAATGCGTGGAAAGCTGCTAATATAAGTGGTTTGAACGGCCACAGAAGTTTAGGAGGATATAGAGCGAGCTTATATAACGCGCTGCCTATCGAAAGCGTACAGGTTTTGGTGGATGTAATGAAATCAATAAAATAA
- a CDS encoding D-2-hydroxyacid dehydrogenase: MKVLANDGISKAGEQALKDAGIEVLDNRVAQDHVINFINENNVDVLLVRSATKVKQNLIDACPGLKIIGRGGIGMDNIDVEYAIDKGKYVINTPTASSKSVAELVFGHFFSLARFLHESNRLMPLEGETHFNAMKKSFSNAYELSGKTLGVIGFGSIGQEVIKIGISLGMKVKVLTRKPRTEVLTLSFFDGQSLNFEITSTNDTDAFLKDVDFISINTPETNEYVIDTPQFEKMKDGVYLVNTARGGVMNEVALIDFIESGKVAGAALDVFENEPNPELPLLMNPALSLSPHIGGNTVDAQDKIGVELAEQIIKLKETIN; the protein is encoded by the coding sequence ATGAAAGTTTTAGCTAACGACGGAATTTCTAAAGCAGGAGAACAGGCATTAAAAGATGCGGGAATTGAAGTTCTGGACAACAGGGTTGCTCAGGATCATGTCATCAATTTCATCAACGAAAACAATGTAGATGTTCTTTTGGTAAGAAGTGCTACGAAAGTAAAGCAAAACCTGATTGATGCCTGCCCCGGTCTTAAAATCATAGGAAGAGGCGGTATCGGAATGGATAATATAGACGTTGAATATGCTATTGATAAAGGAAAATATGTAATCAATACGCCGACTGCTTCCTCAAAATCGGTTGCAGAATTGGTTTTCGGACATTTCTTTTCTCTGGCTAGATTTCTTCACGAATCAAACAGATTAATGCCTTTGGAAGGGGAAACTCATTTCAATGCCATGAAGAAATCGTTCAGCAACGCGTATGAACTTTCAGGGAAAACCTTAGGAGTTATTGGCTTTGGAAGTATTGGGCAGGAGGTAATCAAAATAGGAATTTCTTTGGGAATGAAGGTTAAGGTATTAACCAGAAAACCCAGAACAGAAGTCCTTACACTAAGTTTCTTCGACGGACAGTCGCTGAACTTTGAAATTACTTCTACCAACGATACCGATGCATTTTTAAAAGATGTAGATTTTATAAGCATTAATACTCCTGAGACGAATGAATATGTAATAGACACGCCCCAGTTTGAAAAAATGAAAGACGGAGTCTACCTCGTAAATACTGCAAGAGGCGGTGTGATGAACGAAGTTGCTCTGATTGATTTTATTGAGTCAGGAAAAGTAGCGGGAGCCGCTCTGGATGTTTTTGAAAACGAGCCGAATCCGGAGCTTCCATTGCTAATGAACCCTGCGCTGTCGCTTTCTCCGCACATTGGAGGAAATACAGTAGATGCTCAGGACAAAATCGGAGTTGAACTTGCAGAACAAATTATTAAGTTAAAAGAAACTATAAACTAA